One Tolypothrix bouteillei VB521301 DNA window includes the following coding sequences:
- a CDS encoding type II toxin-antitoxin system HicA family toxin: MLESLGFVEVRQKGSYKQFRYEDGRGTTVPFHKGRDISPRLLRQIASDINLTIEEMLELR; the protein is encoded by the coding sequence ATATTGGAAAGCCTTGGCTTTGTGGAGGTGCGTCAGAAAGGCTCATATAAGCAGTTTCGTTATGAAGACGGTAGAGGAACAACTGTTCCGTTTCACAAAGGGCGTGATATTTCTCCTAGGTTGCTACGCCAAATTGCAAGTGATATTAATTTGACAATAGAAGAAATGTTAGAGTTGCGGTAA
- a CDS encoding pentapeptide repeat-containing protein, with protein MTITAEELLQRYAAGERDFRRINLGAFFVRPPWLIGVNLSNVDLGGVYIESGGLMNTNLRSANLERSHFTNTLFINTNLSNTNLRSANLDRANLTGANLSDANLSGANLSGANLTDANLANIQVNERTIFCNTIMPDGSIENSDTRIITTRELLRRYADGERNFRSIVLHRGDLSGVDLQSIDLSGASLSYVNFSNVKFRASNFLMTKFIYCDFRDANMDICNFESIMLIYCDFRGMNGVGIDSTCANYVCSNFQGANFGASGEEPSFKCHVTWCDGVFIDEPTGKLHPSSENIFFEE; from the coding sequence ATGACTATAACTGCTGAGGAGTTGTTGCAACGATATGCTGCAGGGGAAAGAGATTTTAGGAGAATTAATTTGGGAGCTTTCTTTGTCAGACCACCTTGGTTGATTGGTGTCAACCTGAGCAACGTCGATTTGGGCGGAGTTTACATCGAGAGCGGTGGTTTGATGAATACTAACTTGAGGAGTGCTAATTTGGAAAGATCTCACTTTACCAATACTCTTTTTATTAACACCAACTTGAGCAATACCAATCTCCGAAGTGCTAATTTGGATCGTGCTAATTTGACTGGTGCCAACTTGAGCGATGCCAACTTGAGCGGTGCTAACTTGAGCGGTGCAAACTTGACTGATGCCAACTTGGCTAATATTCAAGTCAACGAAAGGACTATTTTTTGTAATACCATTATGCCTGATGGCAGTATTGAAAATAGTGACACCAGAATTATTACCACAAGAGAATTGCTCAGGCGTTATGCAGATGGGGAGCGAAACTTTAGAAGTATCGTTTTGCATCGTGGTGACTTGAGCGGCGTTGACCTCCAGTCCATTGACTTGAGCGGCGCGAGCTTGAGCTACGTCAACTTTAGCAATGTCAAATTCCGTGCTTCTAATTTTTTGATGACCAAATTCATCTATTGTGATTTTCGGGATGCCAACATGGATATTTGCAACTTTGAAAGCATTATGCTGATTTATTGCGACTTCCGTGGAATGAATGGGGTTGGGATCGATTCTACCTGTGCTAATTATGTTTGTTCCAATTTCCAAGGCGCTAATTTTGGCGCTTCTGGTGAAGAACCTAGTTTCAAGTGCCATGTTACCTGGTGTGATGGCGTCTTCATTGACGAACCCACTGGGAAACTGCACCCCAGCAGCGAAAACATTTTCTTTGAAGAATAA
- a CDS encoding pentapeptide repeat-containing protein, with product MRITVEQLLQQYAIGERDFSGVDLSEADLSGAVWDKYENPMGATDLNGINLSQSKLRRSRLVGINFSGANLSGADLIDAKLSCADLSGADLSRANLINTDLIRAKLIRTNLRGSDLGGADLTEASFCDAILEDANLRYCKMRDAKFSRANLRNSGLDSALLLRTDFGDANLSGADLYSTYVKDANWRGVNLSNAMLDCAVFEQVDLTNADLTGAWDADVDSCILFNTIMPDGGMVSNNL from the coding sequence ATGAGGATAACTGTTGAGCAGTTGTTGCAGCAATATGCTATCGGGGAGAGAGATTTTAGTGGGGTTGATTTGAGTGAGGCTGATTTGAGTGGGGCTGTCTGGGATAAGTACGAAAACCCGATGGGTGCCACCGATTTGAATGGAATTAATCTCAGTCAAAGTAAACTGCGCCGAAGCCGTTTGGTTGGCATCAATTTTAGTGGTGCTAACTTGAGCGGTGCCGATCTGATTGATGCCAAACTGAGTTGTGCCGACTTGAGCGGTGCTGACTTGAGTCGTGCAAACCTGATTAATACTGACTTGATTCGTGCCAAGCTTATTCGCACCAATTTGAGGGGTTCCGATTTGGGGGGTGCCGATCTGACTGAAGCTAGCTTCTGTGATGCTATCCTGGAAGATGCCAATTTGAGGTATTGCAAGATGAGAGATGCCAAATTCAGTAGGGCCAACTTGAGAAATTCTGGTTTGGATTCTGCTCTATTGTTGCGTACTGATTTCGGTGATGCCAACCTCAGCGGTGCTGACCTGTATTCTACCTACGTGAAAGACGCTAATTGGAGAGGTGTTAACTTGAGCAATGCTATGTTGGACTGCGCTGTCTTTGAACAAGTTGATTTGACTAATGCGGATTTGACTGGTGCTTGGGATGCTGATGTTGATAGTTGCATTCTTTTCAATACCATTATGCCAGACGGGGGAATGGTTAGCAATAACCTCTAG
- a CDS encoding type II toxin-antitoxin system HicB family antitoxin, whose translation MKTFTAIVEKDSDTKLYVGYVPGFPGAHSQGETLDELLENLREVIEMLLEDEEVIFETEFVGTQQIVIYSA comes from the coding sequence ATGAAAACCTTCACTGCTATCGTCGAGAAAGATTCTGATACCAAACTTTATGTGGGCTATGTTCCTGGATTTCCAGGCGCTCATTCCCAAGGAGAAACCTTAGACGAGTTACTTGAAAATTTGCGTGAAGTGATTGAGATGCTTCTGGAGGACGAAGAGGTCATATTCGAGACAGAGTTTGTTGGTACGCAACAGATTGTCATCTATTCAGCATAA
- a CDS encoding PKD domain-containing protein: MTTVTGQTVSHTFVDNGTYTATLTVTDSMGTSVVQTLSLSVNNVAPRAIALDDFAVNKGTAISLNGSFTDRISSQIFLRISKMLLNGH; encoded by the coding sequence ATAACCACTGTTACAGGACAAACTGTTAGCCATACCTTCGTTGACAATGGCACTTACACCGCAACGCTCACAGTGACTGATTCAATGGGCACATCTGTCGTTCAAACGCTTTCACTGAGTGTCAACAATGTCGCACCCCGAGCGATCGCACTTGACGATTTTGCAGTCAACAAAGGAACTGCAATCTCCCTGAACGGTAGCTTCACCGATCGGATTTCTTCACAAATATTTCTAAGGATATCCAAGATGCTATTGAACGGACACTGA